One window of Salminus brasiliensis chromosome 16, fSalBra1.hap2, whole genome shotgun sequence genomic DNA carries:
- the cabp1b gene encoding calcium-binding protein 1b isoform X2 codes for MDTHLHPIVQSVFGQDRELRPEELDELREAFKEFDKDKDGFIGCKDLGNCMRTMGYMPTEMELIELSQQINMNLGGHVDFEDFVELMGPKLLAETADMIGVKELRDAFKEFDTNGDGQISTAELREAMKKLLGQQVGHRDLEDILQDIDLNGDGHVDFEEFVRMMSR; via the exons GACAGAGAGCTGAGGCCAGAGGAGCTGGATG agcTGCGGGAGGCGTTCAAAGAGTTCGATAAGGACAAGGACGGCTTCATCGGCTGTAAGGATCTGGGGAACTGCATGAGGACCATGGGATACATGCCCACTGAGATGGAGCTGATCGAGCTCAgccagcagatcaacatgaacc TGGGAGGTCATGTGGACTTTGAGGACTTTGTGGAGCTGATGGGACCCAAGCTGTTAGCGGAGACGGCTGATATGATCGGTGTGAAGGAGCTGAGGGACGCCTTTAAAGAG TTTGACACTAATGGAGACGGTCAGATCAGCACGGCCGAGCTGCGGGAGGCCATGAAGAAACTTCTGGGACAGCAG GTGGGCCACAGAGACCTGGAGGACATCCTGCAGGACATCGACTTGAACGGAGACGGTCATGTGGACTTTGAAG AGTTTGTGCGGATGATGTCTCGCTGA
- the gpat4 gene encoding glycerol-3-phosphate acyltransferase 4, giving the protein MESYLFPFDNLLCMLLGISFTVWFTLLLVFIIVPAVFGVSFGIRRLYMNTLLKIFEWATLRMERGAKEKNQHLYKPYSNGIIAKEPASLEQEFQEMRRSGSGSGLGGAEFEMSDIFHFCRRGVESIVDDEVTKRFSAEELESWNLLTRSNYNFHHISTRLTVLWGVGVLIRYGILLPLRVTLAFTGVGLLVFLTSIIGLLPNGGMKCFLSEKAHLMCYRICVRALTAIITYHDSENKPKNGGICVANHTSPIDVIILASDGCYAMVGQVHGGLMGVIQRAMVKACPHIWFERSEVKDRHLVAKRLNDHVADKTKLPILIFPEGTCINNTSVMMFKKGSFEISCTVYPVAIKYDPRFGDAFWNSSKFGMVNYLLHMMSSWAIVCSVWYLPPMSREEGEDAVQFANRVKAAIARKGGLADLLWDGGLKREKVKEVFKEEQQKLYSKVLVGGGEDRSRS; this is encoded by the exons ATGGAATCGTACCTGTTCCCGTTTGATAACCTGCTGTGCATGCTCCTGGGCATCTCCTTCACCGTCTGGTTCACGCTCCTGCTGGTCTTCATCATCGTCCCGGCCGTGTTCGGAGTGTCCTTTGGGATACGCAGGCTCTACATGAACACCCTGCTGAAGATATTTGAG tggGCTACACTGAGGATGGAGAGAGGAGCTAAAGAGAAAAACCAGCATCTCTACAAACCCTACAGCAACG GCATCATAGCAAAGGAGCCGGCATCTCTGGAGCAGGAGTTCCAGGAGATGAGACGAAGTGGCAGCGGTAGTGGGCTGGGCGGGGCTGAGTTTGAGATGTCTGACATTTTCCACTTCTGCCGGCGCGGCGTGGAGAGCATCGTGGACGACGAGGTGACGAAGCGCTTCTCTGCGGAGGAGCTGGAGTCCTGGAATCTGCTGACCCGCAGCAACTACAACTTCCACCACATTAGCACCCGGCTTACCGTGCTGTGGGGGGTGGGAGTCCTCATCCGCTATGGCATCCTGCTGCCACTAAG AgtcactctggcgtttactggtGTCGGACTGCTTGTGTTTCTCACGTCCATTATTGGCTTGTTACCTAATGGAGG GATGAAGTGTTTCCTGAGTGAGAAAGCCCATCTGATGTGCTACCGGATCTGTGTTCGTGCTCTAACTGCCATCATCACCTACCACGACAG tgaaaacaaacccaaaaacGGAGGAATCTGTGTGGCCAATCACACGTCCCCCATTGATGTCATCATCTTAGCCAGTGATGGATGCTATGCAATG gTTGGGCAGGTTCACGGTGGTCTGATGGGGGTCATTCAGAGAGCCATGGTGAAAGCCTGTCCACACATCTGGTTTGAGCGCTCAGAAGTCAAAGACAGACACCTGGTGGCCAAACG ACTTAACGATCACGTTGCAGACAAAACCAAACTGCCCATCCTGATTTTCCCGGAGG GCACCTGCATCAACAACACGTCTGTGATGATGTTTAAGAAGGGCAGCTTTGAGATCAGCTGCACCGTGTATCCAGTGGCCATAAAG tatgACCCACGGTTTGGAGATGCGTTCTGGAACAGCAGTAAATTCGGCATGGTGAACTACCTCCTGCACATGATGAGCAGCTGGGCTATCGTCTGCAGCGTGTGGTACCTCCCTCCCATGAGCCGAGAG gaggGTGAGGATGCTGTGCAGTTTGCAAACCGAGTGAAGGCTGCCATCGCCAGGAAAGGAGGCTTAGCTGACCTGTTATG GGATGGTGGGTTGAAGCGGGAGAAGGTGAAGGAGGTGTTTAAGGAGGAGCAGCAGAAGCTCTACAGCAAAGTGTTGGTGGGGGGTGGAGAGGACCGGAGCCGCTCCTGA
- the cabp1b gene encoding calcium-binding protein 1b isoform X1, whose translation MMGRLQQFTLSKDRKRSYKAVQSCDEAAPSGDALVALANNSTYMHNVLGPACIFLRKGFAESRQADRELRPEELDELREAFKEFDKDKDGFIGCKDLGNCMRTMGYMPTEMELIELSQQINMNLGGHVDFEDFVELMGPKLLAETADMIGVKELRDAFKEFDTNGDGQISTAELREAMKKLLGQQVGHRDLEDILQDIDLNGDGHVDFEEFVRMMSR comes from the exons GACCGTAAGCGGAGCTACAAAGCGGTGCAGTCGTGTGATGAAGCTGCACCGTCAGGCGACGCCCTCGTAGCGCTGGCGAACAACTCCACCTACATGCACAACGTCCTGGGACCCGCATGCATCTTCCTCCGCAAGGGCTTCGCAGAGAGCCGGCAGGCT GACAGAGAGCTGAGGCCAGAGGAGCTGGATG agcTGCGGGAGGCGTTCAAAGAGTTCGATAAGGACAAGGACGGCTTCATCGGCTGTAAGGATCTGGGGAACTGCATGAGGACCATGGGATACATGCCCACTGAGATGGAGCTGATCGAGCTCAgccagcagatcaacatgaacc TGGGAGGTCATGTGGACTTTGAGGACTTTGTGGAGCTGATGGGACCCAAGCTGTTAGCGGAGACGGCTGATATGATCGGTGTGAAGGAGCTGAGGGACGCCTTTAAAGAG TTTGACACTAATGGAGACGGTCAGATCAGCACGGCCGAGCTGCGGGAGGCCATGAAGAAACTTCTGGGACAGCAG GTGGGCCACAGAGACCTGGAGGACATCCTGCAGGACATCGACTTGAACGGAGACGGTCATGTGGACTTTGAAG AGTTTGTGCGGATGATGTCTCGCTGA